GGCAATTTCATTTTACAACGACAATAATCCCGATTGGATGAACATAATGATTTTTTATCATGTTCTCGCACATATTGATTGTTTTCAGAATAATATTTTATTTGAAAAAACATGGAATGATGATTTTGTGGGACAGGCACTTGCCGATAAGCGGCTTATTGCAAGTTTACGGAGCGAACATGGACGCTGGCTTGATTATGTGATTGAATTCAGCAGAAATATTGATAATCTTACAGGATATTTTAAAATTTTATCGCTTCAAAATTTCCCCAAAAACATTGAAACATCAACAAAAGTAAAATATTATTTTGCTACGTTTTTGCAGGAAAAAATTAAAATGCCTGCAAATGAAATTTTCAAGGAAGTTGAAAAATTTAATAACTTCATAGAAAAACAGGGAGAAATGGGAGAGATACTGTTTTTCACAGAAGTAAAAATTAAACACCCCGAATTTCAGGCGTTATATGAACGTTTTGGTGAAGTTGAAAAACACGAAGCAATAGATGTGATGGAATTTATTAAAGATAATTCCCCATTTTTAAAAAAGGATAGCAACGGCTGGATGAAATCTGTGATGAGTGTTGTGAGAAATACTGCATTATATTTTGCTCCGCAAATAAGAACGAAAATACTAAACGAAGGATGGGCAAGTTACTGGCACGACCGACTTTTCATTTCCGATAACAGAATTAAAGGACATGAAATAGGATATGCAAAATTAAATGCAGGTGTTACTTCAATAAGTCGTATCGGGTTGAATCCGTATGCTATTGGCTTGAGATTGATTCAGTATATTGAAATGCTTGCCGATAAAGGAAAACTTAATTATGATTTTCAAAAGCTCCAAAATATTGATGAACGCGGAAGTTATGATAAAAAAACAAAAAAAGGTAACGCAGCAATATTTGAAATAAGAAAAAATTTCTCCGACTTCATGCTCATCAATACTTTCGTTAATCAGGATTTTGTTGATATGCATGGCTTGTTTGTTGTCGGCATACGTTATAATCCGCAAAGAAATACTTACGAATATTATGTAAAAAGCCGCAAAGCCGAAGATTATAAAAAAATGCTGCTTGATTCACTTTATCATCCGCCTTCTATAACAGTGAATACAAAAAAAACTACCGATGAAAAAATTTATCTTGAACATAAATTTGAAGGCAAACAATTAATAAAAGATTTTATTCCAGATACAATGCTTGGTATTTCATATTTATGGGGCGGACAAGTTCAACTCGAAACCACCGAAATTATTAAAAAAGAACAAAACCAGCTTTTTGATGCAGAAGAATCACAGGAAGAAAAATTTGAATACAGAAAAGTACTTTATACATATCAAGATAAAAACATAAATAAAGTTTACTTGTAAAAATAACTTGAATAAAATGCTACAAAGAAACTAAGTCATTAAGTTTTTTTGCGATTTCTTTGTGTCTTAGCAACTTTGCGGTAAAAAATACTTCCGAATATGTTAAAAATAAATCTAAAAATAATTATTCTATTTTTTTCATTTTTAAATATTTTTTGTGCAGGCTCACAAAAATCAAATAAAAAAACAACTGACACTTTATCTATGAAAATTGTTTTAAAAAGCAACGGATTTAATGATGGTGAAATGATGCCCGCAAAATTTTCATGCGACGGCGAAAATGTTTCACCTCCGTTATCATGGGATTCAGTTCCAGAAAAGGCAAAAACATTCGCAATAATCTGCGATGACCCCGATGCACCAATGAAAACATGGGTGCATTGGGTGATATTCAATATTCCTTCAAATGTAAAAGAATTAAAGGAAGGAATGAAGAAGGACGCAGTTTTGGGAAACAAAATTATACAGGGTACAACTGATTTTGGTAAAAGCGGTTATGGCGGTCCTTGTCCTCCCGGTGGAACACACAGATACTTTTTTAAAATTTATGCATTGGATTGTGAAATGAATTTAAAAGCAGCTACAACAAAAGAACAACTCCTGAAAGCGATGGAAGGACATATATTAGCTCAAGGTGAATTAATCGGAAAGTATAAAAGAAAATAAAATTTTTATAAATGAGCATTTATTCTAAAATACTTGAAAACATTAAGAAAAATAAAAAGCAATTTGCTGTTTTAATTGACCCCGATAAATTAGAAAAAGAAGAAATTTCAAAAATTTCAAAAACCGCGATTGAGGCAGAAGTTGATTTTTTCTTTGTTGGCGGAAGTTTACTCACTAATGATAATTTTGCTCACTGCATTAAAATTTTAAAGCAAAATTCTGAAATTCCTGTATTGATTTTCCCCGGAAATAATTTACAGATAAACCAAAATGCTGACGGAATACTTTTCCTTTCGCTTATTTCGGGCAGAAATGCTGAAATGCTTATCGGGAAGCACGTTATTGCTGCCCCGTACATCAAAGCATTTGGACTCGAAACTATTCCTACCGGTTATATGCTTATTGACAGCGGAAAAGCAACTACCGCTTTATACATGAGCAATTCATTTCCTATTCCTTGTGATAAAGATGAAATTGCAATGTGTACAGCAATGGCAGGAGAAATGCTCGGTTTGAAAATGATATATATGGATGCCGGAAGCGGTGCTGCAAGTACAATTTCAACCAAAATGATTTCAAAAGTAAAACAAAATATTTCTGTTCCTTTAGTTATAGGTGGAGGAATAAAAACTCCCGAAAAAGCCGTTGAATGCTGTAAAGCTGGTGCCGATATTATTGTGGTTGGAAATGCAATTGAAGAAAACTTTCCGCTCATTAGAAATATTTCTGATGCTTTGAAAATGGTATAATTTGCTGCTGGATTTATACCAATCTTAGCTCAAAAGCACAAAACTAACAGGTTTTTAATCTGTTGAGCCAATCTCCTGACAGAGTCGTCAGACCTGTCAGAGTTTATAAGGTATCATAAATTTTTATCAATATTTTCTTGCTAAATCTTTATCCAGCACGTAAACACAAATTTGTTTTGCTCCGTCTTGCGTATAGCCGAATTTACATTTAAGATTTGTGATAAGCATTTTAATTTCCTTTTTGAGTTTTTCGTCATAAGCATTGAAAGTTTGCGAGCCGAAATCTATTATTCCCCTGCGGAAATTAGCGTTATCAATATATGGAGTTAAAGAATTTTCTTTCAAGTTTCTTGTAAATTTGCTCAAAAGATTTTTGTATTGTTCGGTATCAGTGATTTTCTTTCCCTGAAGTTTTATTTCCTGCGATAATGTTTTTGAAACATATT
The genomic region above belongs to Bacteroidales bacterium and contains:
- a CDS encoding SpoVR family protein is translated as MELIGQHTKKIMEECKVRARGAGLKFDNESLEYIVSNSDMLELHPKVMIPTLYDYWVNDVEVLKEKGKYSLYPNNPYETVINSRPAISFYNDNNPDWMNIMIFYHVLAHIDCFQNNILFEKTWNDDFVGQALADKRLIASLRSEHGRWLDYVIEFSRNIDNLTGYFKILSLQNFPKNIETSTKVKYYFATFLQEKIKMPANEIFKEVEKFNNFIEKQGEMGEILFFTEVKIKHPEFQALYERFGEVEKHEAIDVMEFIKDNSPFLKKDSNGWMKSVMSVVRNTALYFAPQIRTKILNEGWASYWHDRLFISDNRIKGHEIGYAKLNAGVTSISRIGLNPYAIGLRLIQYIEMLADKGKLNYDFQKLQNIDERGSYDKKTKKGNAAIFEIRKNFSDFMLINTFVNQDFVDMHGLFVVGIRYNPQRNTYEYYVKSRKAEDYKKMLLDSLYHPPSITVNTKKTTDEKIYLEHKFEGKQLIKDFIPDTMLGISYLWGGQVQLETTEIIKKEQNQLFDAEESQEEKFEYRKVLYTYQDKNINKVYL
- a CDS encoding YbhB/YbcL family Raf kinase inhibitor-like protein, coding for MKIVLKSNGFNDGEMMPAKFSCDGENVSPPLSWDSVPEKAKTFAIICDDPDAPMKTWVHWVIFNIPSNVKELKEGMKKDAVLGNKIIQGTTDFGKSGYGGPCPPGGTHRYFFKIYALDCEMNLKAATTKEQLLKAMEGHILAQGELIGKYKRK
- a CDS encoding geranylgeranylglyceryl/heptaprenylglyceryl phosphate synthase, whose amino-acid sequence is MSIYSKILENIKKNKKQFAVLIDPDKLEKEEISKISKTAIEAEVDFFFVGGSLLTNDNFAHCIKILKQNSEIPVLIFPGNNLQINQNADGILFLSLISGRNAEMLIGKHVIAAPYIKAFGLETIPTGYMLIDSGKATTALYMSNSFPIPCDKDEIAMCTAMAGEMLGLKMIYMDAGSGAASTISTKMISKVKQNISVPLVIGGGIKTPEKAVECCKAGADIIVVGNAIEENFPLIRNISDALKMV